A single Vigna radiata var. radiata cultivar VC1973A chromosome 8, Vradiata_ver6, whole genome shotgun sequence DNA region contains:
- the LOC106772198 gene encoding CDPK-related kinase 7 — MGICHGKPIETQQSERENPEFPSEVPSSTNPKPSKFPFYSPSPLQSWFKNSPANSNPSSVSSTPLRIFKRPFPPPSPAKHIRALLARRHGSVKPNEASIPEGSECEIGLDKSFGFAKQFSAHYELGEEVGRGHFGYTCSAKPKKGPLKGIDVAVKVIPKSKMTTAIAIEDVRREVKILRALTGHKNLVQFYEAYEDDENVFIVMELCKGGELLDRILSRGGKYPENDARVVMIQILSVVAFCHLQGVVHRDLKPENFLFTSKDESSTLKAIDFGLSDYVKPDERLNDIVGSAYYVAPEVLHRSYGTEADMWSIGVIAYILLCGSRPFWARTESGIFRAVLKADPSFDEAPWPSLSADAKDFVKRLLNKDYRKRLTAAQALSHPWLVNHHDDMRIPLDMIIHKLVKAYICSSSLRKSALRALAKTLTVAQLAYLRDQFTLLGPNKSGLISMQNFKTAVLRSSTDASKDSRVLDYVNMVSSIQYRKLDFEEFCAAAISMHQLEGMESWEQHARRAYELFEKEGNRPIMIEELASELGLSPSVPVHVVLQDWIRHSDGKLSFLGFVRLLHGVSSRAFQKA, encoded by the exons ATGGGAATCTGCCATGGAAAACCCATCGAGACCCAGCAGAGTGAGAGAGAAAACCCAGAATTCCCGAGCGAAGTTCCGTCATCAACAAACCCCAAACCCTCGAAATTCCCATTCTACAGCCCGAGCCCTTTGCAGAGTTGGTTTAAAAACTCGCCGGCGAACTCAAACCCTAGCAGCGTGAGTTCCACACCGTTGAGGATCTTCAAGCGCCCCTTCCCACCTCCATCGCCGGCCAAGCACATTCGCGCTCTCCTCGCTCGGCGCCACGGCTCCGTGAAGCCGAACGAAGCCTCCATACCTGAAGGCAGCGAGTGTGAGATTGGGCTGGATAAGAGCTTCGGCTTCGCCAAACAGTTCTCGGCCCATTACGAGCTCGGCGAAGAAGTGGGCCGCGGCCATTTCGGCTACACCTGCTCCGCCAAGCCCAAGAAGGGCCCCCTCAAAGGCATCGACGTTGCCGTCAAAGTCATTCCAAAATCCAAG ATGACTACAGCAATTGCCATAGAGGATGTAAGGAGAGAAGTGAAGATATTGCGGGCTCTAACTGGACATAAGAATCTGGTGCAATTCTATGAAGCctatgaagatgatgaaaatgtttttatagtTATGGA GTTATGCAAAGGAGGGGAATTGCTAGATAGGATTCTTTCCAG GGGTGGAAAGTACCCAGAAAACGATGCCAGAGTAGTTATGATCCAAATATTAAGTGTTGTAGCATTTTGTCATCTGCAGGGTGTTGTTCACCGTGATCTCAAGCCAGAG aattttcttttcacttcTAAGGATGAAAGTTCCACGTTGAAGGCCATTGATTTTGGATTGTCTGACTATGTGAAGCCAG ATGAGAGATTGAATGATATTGTTGGAAGTGCTTATTATGTAGCTCCAGAAGTTTTGCATAGATCTTATGGGACAGAAGCAGATATGTGGAGCATTGGTGTTATTGCTTATATTCTTTTATGTGGGAGCCGTCCCTTTTGGGCTCGGACTGAATCTGGTATATTTCGGGCTGTACTTAAGGCAGATCCAAGTTTTGATGAGGCTCCTTGGCCTTCTTTATCTGCCGATGCTAAAGATTTTGTAAAGAGGTTGTTGAACAAGGATTATCGTAAGAGGTTGACTGCAGCTCAGGCACTAA GTCATCCATGGCTGGTGAATCATCATGATGATATGAGGATACCTTTGGATATGATAATCCACAAGCTTGTTAAAGCTTACATTTGCTCATCTTCTTTACGTAAATCTGCTTTACGG GCTCTTGCAAAGACATTAACAGTAGCTCAGCTAGCTTATCTCAGAGATCAATTTACTCTGTTAGGGCCAAACAAGAGTGGATTAATTTCTATGCAGAACTTTAAGACG GCTGTTTTGAGGAGCTCCACAGATGCTTCAAAGGATTCAAGGGTCTTAGATTACGTGAATATG GTTAGTTCTATCCAATATAGGAAACTAGATTTTGAGGAATTTTGTGCTGCCGCTATAAGTATGCACCAACTAGAGGGAATGGAGAGCTGGGAGCAGCATGCAAGGCGAGCCTATGAGCTTTTTGAAAAGGAAGGAAATAGACCAATTATGATTGAGGAACTTGCTTCG GAACTTGGGCTTAGTCCATCAGTACCTGTTCATGTAGTACTTCAAGATTGGATAAGGCACTCAGATGGGAAGCTTAGTTTCTTGGGGTTTGTCAGGCTTCTGCATGGGGTTTCTTCCCGTGCATTTCAGAAGGCTTGA